The genomic region TTGTGtaattgattaattttctGCAAGTACTCTATGATCGTCAAGCCCAAACCTCCATTTACACTATCCTCAGCTGTGATTATGTACTTGTGGTCCTTAGCTAGTTCGTTGAAAGTTTCAAGGTCAAATGGGTTTAAAAAACGAGCATCTACTATTGTAGGATTAAAATTTCGGCCTATTTTTTCAACTGCCTCAATTACATTGTACAATATGGGACCCaatgaatatattacaaCCTCCCTTCCTCTTCTTAATACCTTACTTTTATGCCTTTTTActtcatttaattcatCTTCAAATTCTAAATTCCTACCGAATTTCTCATCAGAAAACTTGTAAAACTTAACATAGTCATATAACTCTTCGCTATAAAACTGGGTTAACAAACTTTTATCAATAACTTTACCCTTTGGGTATCTTACAACATAGGGAACATCAGTATTCATGGATGACAATAGTGATAAAACAAGTTCTACTTGATTACTGGGCGCTGATATTATGAAGTTTTTCAGAGGTCTCAGGAAGTTAAGGTCATAGTTTCCGTGGTGAGAAAGTCCATCTTCTCCCACATATCCTGCCCGGTCTACCATGAGTCTGATTGGTATGTTCTGTATCGCCACATCATGTATCACCTGGTCAAGAGCACGTTGCAGAAATGTTGAATATATTGCGCAGTAAGGTTTAACTCCTGATAGGGCCAGACCTGATGAAAATGTTACTGCATGTTGTTCTGAAATTCCAACATCAAATGTGCGATTTGGGAAATATTCTCCAAACTCTCCAATTCCAGTCCCTCCTGGCATTGCTGCTGTTATTCCTGCCACCTTTTCATCCATAAGTCCCATCATTATCAGTGTATTACTAAATACATTACTGAAAGTTCCTTCATCAAATTTGTTATACCCCAATTTACTTCGAACATTTTTCTCATCTACCAATATATCTGGAGACAGGTTTGGCACTTCTTGGTTCTCAAATGAAATACCATCTAGTTCTAAGTTATAGGCTGTTTGTGAGTCATTAAACAGGTTTTCTATAGTGGGATTTACTATCGTAAGGTTTGTATTGGGTTTAATTGAGTGCATTTTATCCAATTGATTTAATGCTTCTGGACAACAATACCCTTTTATTGTCttaatatgtataattaaCGGCCCATGTATTTCCTCattcaatatttttatgGTTCTATTTGGCACTCTGTTTGAAAACTTGATTAGTTTGAATAGATATAACAAATCATTTAACTTGTGGCCGTCTATTGGTCCAATGACATTTAACCCATTCAACTCCATTCCATCCTCACTACATTTGCTTAATTTAGCAAATAACTCGTTAATTGCATCAACTACTGGTCTAATTGGTTTATTTGAAGAGTTTTGTAGAAAAAATGGCACAATTGGTTTGACTCCTGAAATTGATTTCATGCCTGTTGGCAATGAAACCTGCTCgttatcattatatataattatcattgggctttttatgtttattgCGTAATTTAGGCTCTCGTATGCCATGCCTCCAGTCATTCCTCCATCTCCAATTACACTGATGTAATTTGGCCTCAAGCTGTTTTGTTGATTTTTGGTACTATTCTGTAGTAGTAAAAACCCTTCTAGTAAACCCTGAACTGAAGATAATGACGTTGAAGAGTGACCAGCACCAAATATATCATGAATACTCTCATAGCGCCTGCAGAAAGCAGACAAACCATCTTTTTTTTTAATCGTGTGTAATTTATCTCTTCTCCCTGTGAGGATCTTATGTACATATGCTTGGTGGCCAATGTCCCATACTATTTTATCAAACGGGGAGTCAAACACATAATGCAGTGCTACAGTAAGTTCAGTTACTCCCAAAGATGCCGAAAAATGTCCTCCCACCTTGGAAATAACATCACCCAGATAAAGCCTAATCTCATTACACAATTCTGGCAGCAATTCTTCTGGCAGCCTTTTTAGGTCTTCTATTCCTTCTATTCTATTTAATAACTTATACTTATCGAAATTCGATTTTCGGATAATTTCCGTTGAGGAATCCACTGAAACTGGGCAACTTGAGTTGCGTTCTGAATTATTGTACAGGGTCCCATTTTTTGGGAAAAAACTAAGCGAATTTAATGAAACATTACGATAACCAACTATTTGcataatattacaaattgtgtagaacaaataaaatttaatgacCATAATAGCATCTTATCGATGGGTCACATTCTAGTTACACATTCATTATCAAAAtaagataatttattgatattCAGGACCAAATTCCAAACtgttataaaataaaataataaaatacaacaaTGGAGTATAATGTATGATAGAAGAAGGAAATATGGGAATGTTGGATTCCATTCaatctaattttttatcttccctgtaaaatattcttaattatatatattaaatggtatttatgatatttatcaaatgcTTATAAATTATCGTATTTTGTTATCCCATCATGTTTCAAAAAATATCCAAAAACACACCTTTCCtaaatatttcaaaaatGGAAAATTTGTATCATACTTctctaaatttaattacaCCTATAACGAAATCTTCAAGTTAACTGAGAATAACACATTAAAGTtcaataaatcaaattatgTTACACATTGCAAGGAGGATGATTATGGCTATTTCGGTTTAAAAGTTAAAAACCCTTTAGATTTGTTAAAGTTGACCAATGATTCCATTAATTATTCTCAATCACTAGTCAACAACCTAGTAAATTTCCCCGGaaacaaaattaacaaaGAACAACGAGATCAAAAAGACTACGAGAATGAGAATAATAAGGTTTTAGAGGTAATAGACGATATATCAAACGTCTTATGCTCAATAGCTGATCCCTGCGAATTATTAAGGTAtggaattatttataattttaattgttcAGACATGTACATCCCGATGAAGAATGGCGTAAAATGTCAAATACGTGCATAGAATTGATTTCAgagtttattattaatatcaaCGTTAACGAAAATgtaagaaattattaaataattgaaatttattGTTGATTTCTTAGATCTACAAGTTGTTGATAGAGAATTTAAAGGAGAATTTAACCAATGAAGAGAGTTTTGTACTAAAACATATGATCAGGTCCATGGAACAACAGGGAGTACATCTATCAAAAGAGTCtaaagtatttttttaattatttataacaCAAACATGTTCAATTTTGGGTTAGATGAAATATAAGGAGTTGATTACAAAGGAACAGATGTTAGCATTTTCTATAGTAGAGGGCAATACCtttaaatttcaattaGGAAATTTGACCGATAATGATCCACTAGAGAAAATACCCaaagatgaaaatatatacaacTATTTACTTAAGTATGTGTGAATAGTGATTTTATGGTTCAGAAATTCTAATCAGGATGGTTTGAGGAAGTCAATTTGGTTTTCACAAAGGATCAGTAATCAAGTACTAAACTACTTAGTTATCTTTTCAACTAGTCAACAAAAATTTGTAGAGTTTGTACAAAAAGATGAAAGAGTTGCATAAAATTAGGACtgaattatcaaaattaagAGGATATGATAACTAcctaaattatattcagCAGTATCTCCTATCAATTTAATATCTTTGGTTAACATAATTTAGGGAGTGTATCTTGAGTAATACAAATGATGTGTACGAATTTTTAATCAACTGTTCAAAGCTATTGAAGGTACTTTTCCACcaaaaaattttgtttagCCCTATCTCCTTAATGATCTTGAACGattattacaatataagaaattaattcatGAAAACAAATCGGAACAAGAAGAGGATAATTTAGAACAAAAACTACACCCCTGGGATGTGGAATATTTGATTAAGATGTCCAGAAATGAAAGAAATGTAAACATCTCACTGCTCTCACTGATTACCTactttaacattttattaaacaaattgtTCAAAATTACCATTCACCCCTCTGAATCAAAAggtattatttttaaatgtgttaaaCTGTTATAGAATCAATCTATGATGAGAATGTGATAaagtataatttaataaaggATGGAAAGGTGATTTCAAGCTTATATTTGGATTTGTTCGAGAGGTTAAACAAGCATAACATCTCAGCCCAGTTTACAATCCGATGTTCAAAGAAAATTAACACAAAAAACAATAATAGtctatacattttaaatttgatacaCGAAAATAACTTTGTTAACCAAGGATCttatattaaacaattGCCTTCATCAATTATAGTACTATCATTACACAATGATGATAAGAAAAGTAACGTGAAAGAAATATTGAAAAGTacaaaaattgatatatataacGGCGAAATTATATTCCATGAATTGGGACATATTGTGCATACTCTTCTAAGTGATACACATTATCAACATTTGTCAGGtacaattatattttattttatctacAATGTTCTCAATGTAACCCATGAACTATAAGTTGGTTAATAATTGGTAGGAAATCGTGGCCCTATTGACTACGCGGAATTCTCGTCACACCTATTTGAGTTATTTTACTCAAACTGTAGgttaattgtatttttttataaaatttagatttggatgatataatatatatcgacaagaatattaatgaatacGATAAGGGTAATTTGCTGATAAATAAGGGGGGATTAACAGTTTTTGGAAATGAATATAAGCTGTTTAACTCAATAGATATGTCAAAGGTTTTACTTTTGTCAATTATTGATCAGGtaatagaataatttgGTATTTGATGTAATTAGTGGTTTTATGGAACGGAAGAAGACTGGTACACTATTGAGaaaaacattaattatgacattatttttaaagaTTTTGACATGTTCAATGAAAAATTCAATGATTACCAGATCTATCAACTCTTGTCGCCGAATTGTATCACCAATTTTGATCACCTAATACACTACGGAGGGAATTATTACTGTTATCTTTACTCAAAGTTAGTGGTCCTAAAACAGAAATGTGTAGGATTCTATCACTAAAAGTGTTTAAGAAGTTTAATGGCTTAGAGTTTGAACAAGTTGGAAACCGTCTACTAACATTTTTCCAAAATGTAAATTACAGATTAATCATAAGTTATTTCAGGGCTCAATTGATTCCAGTATTAatccaattaataaattggCGAATACTGATTTAAACAAGATCTCAGACGTACTATTTTAACCTTTTAgtataaatgaattatatataagtatatttattgatgTGTATAGTGTTGTGATGTATTATTAGAGGTGACCAGGTAtcttaattttctaaatctTTTAAGATTCCAGTAATTAAATGAATACCAAATGTgcatttaaaatttaaacctGAAATtgtacaaaatttaaatttaaacattaaattatacaaatataatgtaaaatattaaatttcatggaatccaaattaaaattgtgtaaaatacCCTAATGTAGAATAAATCTTGAAAATTTCGTAATGGCGAATATAGAAGGACTGAGTGATTACGTGAAGAAAGTATTTGAGGCTTGCTTTTCAGGGACTTTGTCCGAGCTTAAGGAAAGTGTAAATAGACTCTTACTGGCTGATTCACCCGACCTGAAGGACGAAATAGAGAAAAGTAACAGCAAAAAACGTGACGAAGTGATTCTGACAAGCTTTGAGCTATCCGCACTTGAATACATTAGAGATTCCAAGCAACGTTGTGTGTCACATATCGCAGCAGCAGGTGGTAACTTGGAGATCCTAAACACACTTTTAACTGCTTCCCCGAACCTGGCCCACATAGAAGATGAGAACAACGAGAACTCGTTGTTTTATCTTATTCGCTCGATTATTACGAATTCATTTGAAAGTGACATGGTGAGCGCCGATAAATTGGATAAATCCTCTTCACTGGAAGAGAACAGAATAGACTGTTTAATCCTGTTGATTGGATTATGCGGcataaataatatgaataaattcGGCCTAAGCCCACTGCACGTTGCCACAGAGCTAGGAAGTTATCagatttgtaaaatattattggAAAATAACGCTAATGTGAGTTTCCActaattaacaaattaatataatttgtttttagGTGAATGTATGTAGTAAATCTTTTAACACACCCTTATCAATAGCTGTGATTAAGTCCCATACGATCCTCGTTGACCTATTTCTGGAACACGGTGCGGATCCAAATATCATTAGTGTGGAAGACAAAGGTGATGATAACTCTGATTCAGATAAATCAATACCACCTCCACTGGTCTATTGTAGCAGCGTTGGGAACACTGGTCTCGTTAAAAAGCTGTTAGAAAATGGAGCGGATCCGAATATATGCGACTCTCAGGGCTGGACTCCACTACACTGTGCCTCTGAATCAGGTTACTTGAGTGTTTGTAAACTCCTAATAGAATACAATGCTGACGCCAATATCGTTTGCAAGgtatttaacaaatttcAACCCAGTTATACATCCAATTTACAgataaaaattaagttaaaatacataaataattgtGTAGAAAAAGAATGCTTATATCTTGGCGGTGATGAACGGGCACGATAAGGTGGCCGAGTATTTGAAGGAATTCACAAATGAATCAGACACTTTTGAATTCCTACACAAGAGCGAAACTGAAAACGAActgaataataatgaagtTGACTGTCCAACGGACGAACTCGATTTCCTACGTTTACATGATTCTGAGGAGTTAACTGATGAGGAAatggaaaaaattaaaaggtTGGTAAAAGAAACCAGGGACTGCGGGAAAGAGCTCGTGGGAATTGAAGACTACACTAACGCAACTAATTGCTATACAAAAGTACATTTTACActatttaaatatgaaaagtttaataaactatgtaaaaatttgtttagGGGTTATCTCTTTGTCCAGACCTTCCTGAGTTTAATGAGTTGAAATCCATTTTGTACTCTAACCGAAGCTTCACGAACCTGAAACTGAAGAACTTAAATCAATCACTAAGGGATGCAAAACAGGTAATTAACATACTCCAACTAGCTATAAACATCGTTATTCACAACCATGGCATACAAATTTTAGGCCGTAAAATTTAATCCTGAATGGAGTAAGGCGTATTTGCGTCTAGCTAATGTGTACAAGGAGAAGGGAGAAACTGTAGATTACCTGCACAATTTATTTCAGGCCTTTGTTCGTGATTCCAAAAACTCAGAACTCAAACGCCGCTTCCAGTCGGAGTTTAATAAGCATCGAAAGAGCTAATTAGGAAATTTCTAACCAAAATTCGTCCATATCCCTGATTATTTAGAGGATTTGAGAATATATTCAAAAGTGCATCGGTGTTGATCGGGTTCATGTAACAATTGTGTTCTGGATATCCACTGGGctgaaattaaaaaatcagaaaagttgaaattaatataattttcaacACTATTATTTGTTAACGTTTTCATTTAACTTGTGTGTGCATTCACCTCCATTATAACCGTCCTCCTGAATGTGTGGAACTTTATCCTGATCACTGGCACGAACTAGCTAAATCAACAGTTTTAAGGAAAGAATAACtgagaaaataattaaaaatgaaaactTTAGTACAAAGCTGCCTCAAAGACTGCTACAATGACCTTCCTCAGCCTGAGTTTGTTCTCTCTCCGGAGGATTCCGAGCTAAACTATTTTTTATGGATGCCTGGGTTCAAGTACCAACCGAGCTTCCAggaaaaattaactaaacTCAAGTCACTTTCCACAAACTCAGATAGTACTGTTCATGAGGCCCTTGAGGAAATGgtattcattaatatttatccACCCcgttatttattaatttaaaccaaaaaaatcaaaatttgtactgaatttaattttggTGTAGATTGAGGTCGATGTGTTGGAGGAAAGCTTTAAAAAGAGGGCGAGGGGTGGAATATTGGATGTTCACTTGGCGGGTGTGTTGGCTCGCGAACTCGGAGCCTCTCCTTCTCAAGCTGATTTACTTGAGTTTGAGGCCACTTGCGGCAAGAGTGTGAATTTTGAGAATTTCAAGGACTTTCTAGCCGTTTCAATGTATTCTAACGAGAACCGGGAGTATTTGCAAGATCTTTTAGCAAATTTCGAAAATGTACTCTTTCTAGTCAccctaaaatatttatatagttatttttaattaatacaatgattgtaaaaattttcagatGTCTGGAGGCATTAGCTTGAGCAAGTTTGAGAACTTGATGAAGAATTACGGGGAGCCGTTGACGGATTCCGAGTTGAACGAGCTTTATAAATTGGTGAGGGTGGAAAAAAATGTAGTTTTGTCGAACGATTTGTTGAATTTGTTAAGGCCTGAATGAATTTAGTTTTCATCTGATACATGTTCACACAGATTCATGCCACACATTTGTTTTTAGATTTAGAGAAAATATTATGACGTTTGACAGTTTACTTGACATGGATAACGATTCTCCACTTTTGGATCAATATCATAACTACGACCATCCTCCCAAGAATGgtattttgattttttacacatttggaACATCCTACACATTCTACACCCGCTATTCAACTTTACATTCCTTACTCAACTCTACCTACccatttattttaattaatttaatcatGTAAATCTCatttaaaagaaattatgtagaaaaaaatatgtTAAGGAGTTTATCGTTTCTATCGGCTTGCTCACTATGTTTTGTGAGTTTTCTAAACGCTTTAAATGTTTTTTCAATTCTAAATCCTTCGCTTTACCTGCTAAATCTAGTCCAAGggtataattttaacatattcCACCActtattcatatttatccTCCTAATATGATTCTTTAGATTTTTTGGCCTTTTGATAATTGTATCCACCGGTGATGGTTATTCCTTTTTGGAGAATTACAGCAATGTCGTTGAGGCTTACATGGGATTTCTGAGCGTTAAAAGGGGCAGGGGGATCTTCTTTGTTCTTGTTGCTCTCTTATCGTACACCCTAGTTACTCTTTCGACTTTGTACTACGTTGAACTCCTTGTCTTTGTAGTTTTAGCCATTTTAACCCTCGTTTAATCTACTAACATCCAATTACACTATAGATTATCTCATCTCAAGCATTTACTGGGAACATTTACGTCTTTTACTAATGTATTCTACGTTTATTAGCTGGTGGAGCATGTAATTCCTCAGCTCACTGGTCATCTTTTTAAACAAGGTGTGGCCTGTTATGTCAACTTCCTTCAACTTCTCACTTGTTTCAACTCCATTAATCTCACTTCCTGAATTTGTTCCGTCTTCATTTACTGTTTTTGCTTTATCATTCGAGTTATTGTTCTTGACCAGGTTAGTTATGAACTGGATCTGCTGAATATACCTCCCGTTATTTACATCGTTATTTGAAAGCTGTAGCAAAATGTTTTCAATATTGCTTAGGTTCAAGATGATCTCGTTCATCAGGTCAAACGGGTCCATCAACTCGTCGTCTCCATCACTATACTCGATCTTAAAATATGTACtactattagtatatttattcaCAAGTCCTATAAACAGTGTTattaaagtatatatatatgtacaaaaaaagaaaaaatatgtataaaaataccttGATAATATCCATCTGAGAATTTGCGATAAATGATAGTCTTGCCCGGCTTGACTCCAATCATCGGTATGAATTCCTGGGATTGAACATCTTCAGGTCTCAGCTTTAGAATccttttattatatctaaaaacagtattattgtttattctatttgtattattttattatctaaacTAGGTATGTTATACCTGATGACGttatttaagtttattttGACGGTATCTTCATCCACTTCATCTGAGAATCTACGAGATGCAGGGTCCCAGTACTCTAGCTCACAGTTAGTACTCTTGATGACCTGGTCAAGTTCAGATTTCATGCACACTTCTGAGTTGTACTCTGAAGTATCCTTGGGTAGACTTTGATACGCTTTTTCCCCCGAAACGTTGTTGTGTGGGATGTTAGAGCTCGTGTTCACGAACAGATTGACGTCCTTGATGAGGTATTTTCTGAAGTGGGTGAACCTCATAAGTTCGTCCTTCGAGAGTATCTGTTGTATGCTCGAGGGCACCTGGTCTGAGTTGTAGCACATGTAACTTGAGAGGTCGTTGATGTACTTGAACAGATCGTCGCAGTTAATTATTCGGACAAAATCCTCCTCGAACCCGCCCAGACTCTTCAATAACTCGTAGTTAAACAGGATGTCGCCCTGGGGTATCctcttaatattattacttatACACTTTATGAACTCGTTTACGTTATTGTATATGCAATTTTTATCCACGCCTACCACCGAATCCTTCTTTACATTACTCCTACTTGTCAGTTTCTTTTGTGTTTTTTCAACCAATTCACTATTCTTAGTCACTTCAGATCCACCAACCTCCAAATTTTCTTCCACGTTATTCACTCGAATATCTTTAAAACAAGAAGTTTCATCCTTTTTACTATTTTCTTCACTCACCTGTGTATCACCTGTTTTTCCCGTTGTGACTGAATCTGTAGTATTAGCACACGAATTACTCTGGTTATGGTTGTTCGAGGTAAGAAAATGACACGAGAGTTTGATCAAAAAGTCAATAATGATATTCTTTAAAACTAGTAACCTCAGTAAATAGTTTATATGCTGTTCAAATGAGATGAGTATGAGTTCCTTCATTTGTTCAACGTTTGTGGACTTTGGGTGGTCAAAGTTTCCAGATAAATGACGCTTTAGAACTCTACACACATAAACGTTTGCCTTTGGTCCGCACTTCTTATTACAATCTACGCACACTCTCACTGCTTCTCCAAATATGGAAAATGGCTCCACTTGCCACATTCCCATCAAATATCTGCAGTTCAGGTAatctattatattattcattatgCTGTTATCATAACTCACGTTAAGAACTTCATCTGGGTTATCTTTCACTTTGTTAATTATCTGCTGGTATGTTGCGTTATTAAATGTTGGCGAGTTTGTTGGGTTCGTACTATCGTCCGAGCTCTGATTATCCTTAACTACTGGGGAATTAACTGCTTTAGTTAGTGTGTCATAACTGTTAACCTTTTCTGAACCTGAATTTCTCGAATTAATTGTGTCGTTACATTTTCTCAGCAGTTCAGAATACACCACGTTACAGTTGTTAGCGTCTTCCAGAGACAAGTCAAGCTCATTCCCGCTGGTTGTACTACATGTTTCTTCCGTACTTGCTGTCTTGTTTTCTGCTTCCAATAACTCGGATGTTTCATTCATGTTTAGTGATATCAACCCCAagttaaacaaatttatcgTCAATTCATTATCATCGGCTTCTTTATCCTTATTGTTTTGGTCAACCATATAATTTGGATTCTGGCTGGAGCTTGTAATCGTTTCAACGCTATTCGGAccaattttattctttgCTGTATTATTTCGTTCTTCATTGGTATCTGATCTAGGTGAACCTGTTGGGCAGCAGTATGTTCTAAAGTTAATGTAATTACCAAAGAGTCGAATTTGTCCTTTATTTGTGGTGTTGGAGAGTATCTTTTGCTTGACTAGATACTTTGAGATTTCCAGCGAGGTTGGCTTATTTATCAGCTTAATTCTTTTCAGGGTTTTCGTCTTATTTCCTTTAAACAGCTTCGACTTTGTCTTCACGTTTTTGACCATCATCTTCCTCCTATTCTTTCGTTTCAGATAATTGAGTGACAAACaacttttaattttctttctTTTATGTTTTGGATATTCCTTCTCACCATTTTTTTTACCTCTTTTCCCTACCTCTTTTTCCAACTTACCTCCTTCAACATTATCAGCATTCTTATGATTCTcgaaattataattatctttGGGCGTTGGGGTATTCTCCTTTTGCGATGTAGCACTATTATCAGGGCTATTACTTGTGTTATAAATAAGTTTGTTAATATAGTTTGTGATTTTATTTAGGTCGATTAGGTTATTGTTAACAAGTTCAACTTCCGACTCATCGCTTTCTGGATCCGCTTCCGCTTCCTTCTTTTCATTCGATTCTTCTGACTTAACGTTAACACTGGAGGATGGATAAAAACTATCTTGCTGACTAGTTTCAGGTGTGTTATCTGATGTTTCTGGCTGTGAACTTGATGAGTTCTGTGAAGAATTTGGTATCTCGTCGATGGATTCTGGTGtgtttatataaatacaagATTGCAACGGCATAAAGTCCTGGTTTAGGTCATGCTGGATTATTTGCTTGCACAGGTACCTGCAGTACATGCAGTACCACTTGATCAGGTTCAAGTTGATCAAGTTTCCTTCAGAGACTGTGTACTTGTTGTTCCTCAGATATGCTTGAAAGTTGATGAACTTTGTGTTTTGGAACTCCGTTTGAACGTAGTTGAGTGCTGTCGTTGTTATCTTCTCGA from Theileria annulata chromosome 1, complete sequence, *** SEQUENCING IN PROGRESS *** harbors:
- a CDS encoding 1-deoxy-D-xylulose 5-phosphate synthase, putative (Significant similarity to 1-deoxy-D-xylulose 5-phosphate synthases of several prokaryotic origin), with translation MQIVGYRNVSLNSLSFFPKNGTLYNNSERNSSCPVSVDSSTEIIRKSNFDKYKLLNRIEGIEDLKRLPEELLPELCNEIRLYLGDVISKVGGHFSASLGVTELTVALHYVFDSPFDKIVWDIGHQAYVHKILTGRRDKLHTIKKKDGLSAFCRRYESIHDIFGAGHSSTSLSSVQGLLEGFLLLQNSTKNQQNSLRPNYISVIGDGGMTGGMAYESLNYAINIKSPMIIIYNDNEQVSLPTGMKSISGVKPIVPFFLQNSSNKPIRPVVDAINELFAKLSKCSEDGMELNGLNVIGPIDGHKLNDLLYLFKLIKFSNRVPNRTIKILNEEIHGPLIIHIKTIKGYCCPEALNQLDKMHSIKPNTNLTIVNPTIENLFNDSQTAYNLELDGISFENQEVPNLSPDILVDEKNVRSKLGYNKFDEGTFSNVFSNTLIMMGLMDEKVAGITAAMPGGTGIGEFGEYFPNRTFDVGISEQHAVTFSSGLALSGVKPYCAIYSTFLQRALDQVIHDVAIQNIPIRLMVDRAGYVGEDGLSHHGNYDLNFLRPLKNFIISAPSNQVELVLSLLSSMNTDVPYVVRYPKGKVIDKSLLTQFYSEELYDYVKFYKFSDEKFGRNLEFEDELNEVKRHKSKVLRRGREVVIYSLGPILYNVIEAVEKIGRNFNPTIVDARFLNPFDLETFNELAKDHKYIITAEDSVNGGLGLTIIEYLQKINQLHNFKVKCISYPYEYVHHATIQEQKVIANIDTKGIQRQIEEFLENN
- a CDS encoding endopeptidase, putative (Shows significant Pfam hit (2.7e-08) to Peptidase_M3 family domain): MLINYRILLSHHVSKNIQKHTFPKYFKNGKFVSYFSKFNYTYNEIFKLTENNTLKFNKSNYVTHCKEDDYGYFGLKVKNPLDLLKLTNDSINYSQSLVNNLVNFPGNKINKEQRDQKDYENENNKVLEVIDDISNVLCSIADPCELLRHVHPDEEWRKMSNTCIELISEFIININVNENIYKLLIENLKENLTNEESFVLKHMIRSMEQQGVHLSKESKMKYKELITKEQMLAFSIVEGNTFKFQLGNLTDNDPLEKIPKDENIYNYLLKNSNQDGLRKSIWFSQRISNQSLYKKMKELHKIRTELSKLRGYDNYLNYIQQECILSNTNDVYEFLINCSKLLKPYLLNDLERLLQYKKLIHENKSEQEEDNLEQKLHPWDVEYLIKMSRNERNVNISLLSLITYFNILLNKLFKITIHPSESKESIYDENVIKYNLIKDGKVISSLYLDLFERLNKHNISAQFTIRCSKKINTKNNNSLYILNLIHENNFVNQGSYIKQLPSSIIVLSLHNDDKKSNVKEILKSTKIDIYNGEIIFHELGHIVHTLLSDTHYQHLSGTIIFYFIYNVLNEIVALLTTRNSRHTYLSYFTQTVDLDDIIYIDKNINEYDKGNLLINKGGLTVFGNEYKLFNSIDMSKVLLLSIIDQWFYGTEEDWYTIEKNINYDIIFKDFDMFNEKFNDYQIYQLLSPNCITNFDHLIHYGGNYYCYLYSKILSLKVFKKFNGLEFEQVGNRLLTFFQNGSIDSSINPINKLANTDLNKISDCCDVLLEVTRYLNFLNLLRFQ
- a CDS encoding Ankyrin repeat protein, putative (Contains several Ankyrin repeat elements), giving the protein MANIEGLSDYVKKVFEACFSGTLSELKESVNRLLLADSPDLKDEIEKSNSKKRDEVILTSFELSALEYIRDSKQRCVSHIAAAGGNLEILNTLLTASPNLAHIEDENNENSLFYLIRSIITNSFESDMVSADKLDKSSSLEENRIDCLILLIGLCGINNMNKFGLSPLHVATELGSYQICKILLENNANVNVCSKSFNTPLSIAVIKSHTILVDLFLEHGADPNIISVEDKGDDNSDSDKSIPPPLVYCSSVGNTGLVKKLLENGADPNICDSQGWTPLHCASESGYLSVCKLLIEYNADANIVCKKKNAYILAVMNGHDKVAEYLKEFTNESDTFEFLHKSETENELNNNEVDCPTDELDFLRLHDSEELTDEEMEKIKRLVKETRDCGKELVGIEDYTNATNCYTKGLSLCPDLPEFNELKSILYSNRSFTNLKLKNLNQSLRDAKQAVKFNPEWSKAYLRLANVYKEKGETVDYLHNLFQAFVRDSKNSELKRRFQSEFNKHRKS
- a CDS encoding myosin a tail domain interacting protein mtip, putative, producing MKTLVQSCLKDCYNDLPQPEFVLSPEDSELNYFLWMPGFKYQPSFQEKLTKLKSLSTNSDSTVHEALEEMIEVDVLEESFKKRARGGILDVHLAGVLARELGASPSQADLLEFEATCGKSVNFENFKDFLAVSMYSNENREYLQDLLANFENMSGGISLSKFENLMKNYGEPLTDSELNELYKLVRVEKNVVLSNDLLNLLRPE
- a CDS encoding integral membrane protein, putative (4 probable transmembrane helices predicted for TA20490 by TMHMM2.0 at aa 30-49, 61-83, 98-120 and 141-163), producing MTFDSLLDMDNDSPLLDQYHNYDHPPKNGILIFYTFGTSYTFYTRYSTLHSLLNSTYPFILINLIMSLSFLSACSLCFVSFLNALNVFSILNPSLYLLNLVQGFFGLLIIVSTGDGYSFLENYSNVVEAYMGFLSVKRGRGIFFVLVALLSYTLVTLSTLYYVELLVFVVLAILTLV